DNA sequence from the Anaerosporomusa subterranea genome:
CTTTTTCCACTAAATCACGCCATTGGGGATAGAGCAGAGGCTCACCACCGATAAGTTGTATGCCGGTCGCGCCTTCAGCGTGCGCTTCCTCAAGTAACTTTAACCAACGTTCATGTGGCACAGTCGTCTCTTCACAATTCATGTGGCTTTCTGAGTAACAATGCAGGCAGCGATTGTTGCATTTTGCAGTCAACTCCAGCCAAATAAACTCAAGTTTAGGTGGTGCAATAAGGGGATCATCTGCTCTAGCGGCAGGCTCAACCATGTAAAAGGAACCTAATTGTTTTTCCACTAGAGTATTTAAGAAAGTTTGAAAGACTGCCGCGTTGGGTAGCTCAGCGAGAACATCTTCAACCGAGCGCGCCTGGCAGGCGATAAGCAGGTCAGCGGCTCCGCCGTTGACAGACAAAACTTTGCCACTGTTGAGGTCATAGATGGCAGCCCGGAAAGCGCCCTCCACCAGTCGGCAATGGCTTAATAAACGAAAAAACATGTCGAATCCTCCCGGTCTGTCAGAAATGGCATCACTGGATCAATACATCATATGCATAGTGGTTATGTTCGGTGAATTATTACCGTATCAGCCCTAATCCTGTGTATACTGGCGGTGGCTTTTCCGCAAGACTGATTTGTCGTCAATCAGCATACGTCCGATATGCCTCACTCCTCCGCATTGTCTTGCAAAATCCCATCGCCGTTCTACTTACAGTTTTAGAGTTGACACGGTACTACAGAAAAAAATACAGAAGAGGTTGACAAAACACGACAGTCTGTGTAGAATATAAAAGTGCCCCAAACAGAATAAACAGCGATTGATGCGGAAGTAGCTCAGCGGTAGAGCATCGCCTTGCCAAGGCGAGGGTCGCGAGTTCGAATCTCGTTTTCCGCTCCATGAATTTGCCCCCAGCAGACTTGCTGGGTTTTTTGCTTATCACTTGTTTTTGGTGTACAATTATGGTAGTATATAGTGCATGACATTGCGCCCATGCTTTTAAACCTTCTTTCGGTACACTACGAAGGGCTAACTTGGAAGCTTACGGGCAGTAAATAAGGAGGCTATCTGTAACTGTGAGAGTAACTGCTGAGAAAATAGACAACCACAAAATCGTTCTGGAAGTGGAAATCCCCCAACCCGAAGTGGACAAGGCCTTTGATCGGGCTTATCAACGATTGGCCAACAAGGTCAATATCCCTGGGTTTCGTAAAGGTAAAGCCCCCCGCAAAATTCTTGAAGCCCGTTTAGGTAAAGAAGCTTTGGCTGACGAGGCCTTTGAATTGCTGGCACCCCAAGCGTACTCAAAAGCGCTTGATGAACAGCAGATCGAGCCAGTAAGCCGTCCGCATATTGATGTTGTTCAACTCGAACAAGGTCAGCCGTTCATTTTTAAGGCAACTGTTGTCGCTAAGCCGGAAGTTACGCTTGGCGAATATAAGGGTTTGAAGGCGGTCATGGCTCCGGTTGCAGTCAGTGAAGAGGAAGTCAATCAAAAAATTGAAGAATTGCGTGAACGTCATGCGAAAATGATCGTCGTGCCTGACGCTGCGCTGCAAAATGGTGATTTCTCGATCATCGATTTTGAAGGTTTTGTTGATGGTCAGCCGTTTAAAGGCGGCGACGCCAAAGGCTATCCGCTGGAACTGGGATCAGGCAGCTTTATTCCCGGTTTTGAAGAACAATTACTTGGCGCTAAAGCTGGCGAAAGCCGCGAAGTCAAAGTTTCCTTCCCAACCGATTATTTTGTTCCTGAATTGGCTGGCAAAGAAGCTAAATTCGATGTTGTTATCCAGGACGTTAAGCGGAAAGAGCTGCCAGAAGTGGACGCCGACTT
Encoded proteins:
- the tig gene encoding trigger factor translates to MRVTAEKIDNHKIVLEVEIPQPEVDKAFDRAYQRLANKVNIPGFRKGKAPRKILEARLGKEALADEAFELLAPQAYSKALDEQQIEPVSRPHIDVVQLEQGQPFIFKATVVAKPEVTLGEYKGLKAVMAPVAVSEEEVNQKIEELRERHAKMIVVPDAALQNGDFSIIDFEGFVDGQPFKGGDAKGYPLELGSGSFIPGFEEQLLGAKAGESREVKVSFPTDYFVPELAGKEAKFDVVIQDVKRKELPEVDADFAKDASNFDSVEELKADIKNKLEVTASQKSERDYRNEIMKQAVEGVKVDLPEVMVEAKIDQMIEDLDINLQNRGLKLENYLQYMGTDATGLREKYRESADIAVRTDLLLDEIAKAEALKVENEDLDQEVHEMAQSYNAPVDEVRKIVIEQGRVGALSQNVLRKKAMQVIFDSAVKAEAGE